The sequence TCCTTTGCTGTCTTACCTCGACAACCAGCCACTTGCCGACCGCTGGCAAATGGCCAAGTTTCCAGTCATTGACGCGACGGGAACCAGTTTCAACAAGAACTCTGCTCCAACGCTGAGCATCCTCCGCTGCCCAAGTAGCACTGTCGAAAAAGGCCCACGAGGCTGGAACACCTACGTCTTGAACACCGGTTCGGTTGATGCCGGATTCGCGAACGGGAAAAGCAGTTCCACGCCCGGACGATTTGTTGCCAATGCGATCGACAACTACACCAATCCAGATGCGTTGAAAGTGTTCGCCCGCGCCGAAGACAAGTTCAACGGCCTGTTCAATCTTGGCTATGTCGGCAGCCCTCCTTCGGGTTTTACCGTCGGCCAAGACATGACCCTTGACGATATCCGAGACGGCCGCCCCCAAACCGCAATGTTTGGCGAAAACGTTCAAGCCGAATCTTGGTTCGCGCCGGGATACCTGACCGCAACTGACCTGCAAGACTTCGACGCCTCCGGTAACCTGAATTGGACCAATGCCAGCAGCAGTGGTGCCCCGACCATGCTTCAAGCAATGCTCCGTGGAAAGTTCACCACCGGGATGGTCTGGCACTTGGAAGACGACAACGGAATCGGCACTTACCCCGCCGTTGCATCGGTTCACAAGATCAATGGCGGAGCTTCCAACCAAGCGGCCGACCGAATCGATGTCATGACGATGAACTATGGCAACTGTCGTGACCTCGCACGTCCATCATCGATGCACCCAGGTTTGGTCAATACCTGTATGGCAGACGGATCGGTTCGTTCACTGACTCAATCGATCGACTACCGTGTTTACCAAGCAATCCTGACCCCCAATGGCGTCAAGAGCGAAGTTCCATTCCAAGACTTCTTACTGACCGATCAGCTGGACTGATCACCAATCGCATTTCGAACTTCAAGAACGCTCTGGCTTTCGATCAAGCCAGGGCGTTTTTTCATTCAGTGAACTGTCAGCGTTATTAATTCATCAGTCCTGTGGCGACTCAGCATGCAGCAGCGTGGAA comes from Stieleria sp. JC731 and encodes:
- a CDS encoding DUF1559 domain-containing protein — its product is MKRQRLGFTLVELLVVIAIIGILVGLLLPAVQAAREAMRNANCQSNMRQLGIATHNFHTDKKRLPHYITAYGVFDFAGAGLPDPADDSASPAAIPPHVKVGGYAVPLLSYLDNQPLADRWQMAKFPVIDATGTSFNKNSAPTLSILRCPSSTVEKGPRGWNTYVLNTGSVDAGFANGKSSSTPGRFVANAIDNYTNPDALKVFARAEDKFNGLFNLGYVGSPPSGFTVGQDMTLDDIRDGRPQTAMFGENVQAESWFAPGYLTATDLQDFDASGNLNWTNASSSGAPTMLQAMLRGKFTTGMVWHLEDDNGIGTYPAVASVHKINGGASNQAADRIDVMTMNYGNCRDLARPSSMHPGLVNTCMADGSVRSLTQSIDYRVYQAILTPNGVKSEVPFQDFLLTDQLD